The Xanthomonas sp. CFBP 8443 genome has a window encoding:
- a CDS encoding FecR domain-containing protein, with the protein MSSQNRIPSRRRLPMPVWRLLALLLLACAGLAAPPLAAAQDWVYRVRPGDTLWQLRDLYLKPGVDWQRLGRHNAVADPYALPPGQPLRFPIAWLRVQPAPARVIALRGGASVLGIGSATAPVREGMLLPIGTTLQTEAEASVTVQFADGSQMQVRENSRVRFDQLARYGATGMVDTRVRLEQGRASNEVVPAQGPASRYIIQTPAGTSSVRGTRFRAAAGGDGQLAATEVLHGVVQVGNPHGRQVLHPGEASRMAADASPLQERLLPAPVLDEQRSRLDHAPYLLAWQPLPGAAGYRVEAVDAEQRQVLRFARQTAQAQIALDDLPTGRLLLLVRGIAATGVEGEDAERALQVWATPLPPLTLQPLQQQQLRTPHPRFEWTRSADATATVLQLARDAQFGELVFERTTDATRLRAPLPLPPGDYFWRVASRDAQGRQGPFGQPLQLQISDAPLDPSLQPPEAAKGQLTLRWQAGEPGQRYRVQIARKPDFAAPLLLDRTLDTPQISLPRPRGGTWYVRVQQVDDDGYAAPFSPTQVISLPCRGCYLGGGAGALLLWLLL; encoded by the coding sequence TTGAGCAGCCAGAACCGCATCCCCTCCCGTCGCCGCCTGCCGATGCCCGTGTGGCGGCTGCTCGCCTTGCTGCTGCTGGCCTGCGCAGGCCTGGCGGCTCCGCCTCTGGCGGCCGCACAGGACTGGGTCTACCGGGTCCGCCCCGGCGATACGCTGTGGCAGCTGCGCGATCTCTACCTCAAGCCCGGCGTGGACTGGCAGCGCCTGGGCCGGCACAACGCCGTGGCCGATCCCTATGCGCTGCCGCCGGGGCAGCCGTTGCGCTTCCCGATCGCCTGGCTGCGGGTGCAGCCGGCGCCGGCGCGGGTGATCGCGCTGCGCGGCGGCGCCAGCGTGCTCGGCATCGGCAGCGCGACGGCGCCGGTGCGTGAGGGCATGCTGCTGCCGATCGGCACCACGTTGCAGACCGAGGCCGAGGCCAGCGTGACCGTGCAGTTCGCCGACGGCTCGCAGATGCAGGTCCGCGAGAACAGCCGCGTGCGCTTCGACCAGCTCGCCCGCTACGGCGCCACCGGCATGGTCGATACCCGGGTGCGGCTGGAACAGGGCCGCGCCAGCAACGAGGTGGTCCCGGCCCAGGGCCCGGCCTCGCGCTACATCATCCAGACCCCAGCCGGCACCAGCAGCGTGCGCGGCACCCGCTTCCGCGCCGCCGCCGGCGGCGACGGCCAGCTGGCCGCCACCGAGGTGCTGCACGGCGTCGTGCAGGTCGGCAACCCCCATGGCCGGCAGGTGCTGCATCCCGGCGAGGCCTCGCGCATGGCCGCCGACGCCTCGCCGCTGCAAGAACGGCTGCTGCCCGCGCCGGTGCTGGACGAGCAGCGCAGCCGCCTCGACCACGCGCCCTACCTGCTGGCCTGGCAGCCGCTGCCAGGCGCGGCCGGGTACCGGGTCGAAGCGGTGGATGCCGAGCAGCGCCAGGTGCTGCGCTTCGCGCGCCAGACCGCGCAGGCGCAGATCGCGCTGGACGATCTGCCCACCGGTCGCCTGCTGTTGCTGGTGCGCGGCATCGCCGCCACCGGCGTGGAAGGCGAGGACGCCGAACGGGCGCTGCAGGTCTGGGCCACGCCGCTGCCGCCGCTGACGCTGCAACCCTTGCAGCAGCAGCAACTGCGCACGCCGCATCCGCGCTTCGAATGGACCCGCAGTGCCGACGCCACCGCCACCGTGCTGCAACTGGCGCGCGATGCCCAGTTCGGCGAGCTGGTGTTCGAACGCACGACCGACGCCACCCGGCTGCGCGCACCGCTGCCGTTGCCTCCGGGCGACTACTTCTGGCGCGTGGCCTCGCGCGATGCGCAGGGCCGCCAGGGCCCGTTCGGACAGCCGCTGCAGCTGCAGATCAGCGACGCGCCGCTGGACCCGTCGCTGCAACCGCCGGAAGCGGCCAAGGGCCAGTTGACCCTGCGCTGGCAGGCCGGCGAGCCCGGGCAACGCTACCGCGTGCAGATCGCGCGCAAGCCGGACTTCGCCGCGCCGCTGCTGCTCGACCGCACCCTCGACACCCCGCAGATCTCGTTGCCGCGACCGCGCGGCGGCACCTGGTACGTGCGCGTGCAGCAGGTGGACGACGACGGCTACGCGGCGCCGTTCTCGCCGACCCAGGTGATCTCGCTACCGTGCCGGGGCTGTTACCTGGGCGGCGGCGCCGGCGCGCTGCTGTTGTGGTTGCTGCTGTGA
- the trxA gene encoding thioredoxin: MSDMPHVFDAKTETFEAEVLQKSLQTPVLVDFWAPWCGPCKTLSPILEKLAAEYHGAFELAKVDVDQEQQIAAAFQIRSVPTVFLVKDGQLVDGFPGAMPEGQLREFLTQHGIVPLPAPAEVEEDAPAAPLDPHAEVLRLREAVAAEPDKDELKLDLALALVKTGAAAEAEALIDALPANLATDERAVRARARLGFVSALQAAPPAEALQAAIAQDPADLKARYLLGVHRLIAGDDEAALEQFLDMLRQDRAFEDGLAKKSLIDAFRVIEDEDLVGRYRRKMSALLF, encoded by the coding sequence ATGTCCGACATGCCCCACGTTTTCGACGCCAAGACCGAGACCTTCGAAGCCGAGGTGCTGCAGAAATCGCTGCAGACCCCGGTACTGGTGGATTTCTGGGCGCCCTGGTGCGGCCCGTGCAAGACCCTGAGCCCGATCCTGGAGAAGCTCGCCGCCGAGTACCACGGCGCGTTCGAACTGGCCAAGGTCGACGTGGACCAGGAGCAGCAGATCGCCGCCGCCTTCCAGATCCGTTCGGTGCCGACCGTGTTCCTGGTCAAGGACGGGCAACTGGTCGACGGCTTCCCCGGCGCCATGCCCGAAGGCCAGCTGCGCGAGTTCCTGACCCAGCACGGCATCGTGCCGCTGCCGGCGCCGGCCGAGGTCGAGGAGGACGCGCCCGCCGCGCCGCTGGACCCGCACGCCGAGGTGCTGCGCCTGCGCGAGGCGGTGGCGGCCGAGCCGGACAAGGACGAACTGAAGCTGGACCTGGCGCTGGCGCTGGTGAAGACCGGCGCCGCCGCCGAGGCGGAGGCGCTGATCGATGCGCTGCCGGCCAACCTGGCTACCGACGAGCGCGCGGTGCGGGCGCGGGCGCGGCTGGGCTTCGTCAGCGCGCTGCAGGCGGCGCCGCCGGCGGAGGCGCTGCAGGCGGCGATCGCGCAGGACCCGGCCGACCTGAAGGCGCGCTACCTGCTGGGCGTGCATCGGCTGATCGCCGGCGACGACGAGGCGGCGCTGGAGCAGTTCCTGGACATGCTGCGCCAGGACCGCGCGTTCGAGGACGGCCTGGCCAAGAAATCGCTGATCGATGCGTTCCGGGTGATCGAGGACGAGGACCTGGTCGGGCGCTATCGGCGTAAGATGTCCGCGCTGTTGTTCTGA
- a CDS encoding CHASE2 domain-containing protein: MKAPTPLRWLAAAAAAALAAGFGLSDGLWRLDNTLYDTLVTHWRYTPDSSVVLVMVDDRSLQALGQWPWPRSTHARLLDRLSEAGVKRVALDLVLSEPDQADPDNDARLAAALRRNGNTVLPVTTSSTDAGEMPQELLPVPAIARAAAGLAHTDIEIDADGVSRGIYLRAGLGNAHWPALGVALAGLAPPWPGLASDAGPAADAMPYRWHRDDYVGVRYAGPPGSFPQLSYVDVLEGRVPAQALRGRRVIVGVGATGLGQRFLTPMSHESWMNGAEYQANVAAMLLGGHAITPLSKNQQIGTSALLALLAVLGMTYSVRHRRWPWLALPVMLALIVAGSLLCALASGRWFAPTACLAAVTLVSAGWLGLRIAHWQRQAHRDGLTGLANRHSFELAFRQELAMAQRSGKPLTLIVVDIDHFKRYNDALGHHSGDRALTLVAAAVARHARRAHDVAARFGGDEFAMILPDTALDDARQIAEALLEDIRQLTVPGPQGPVPITVTLGVHSTTVDAETRNRDFFAQADAALYRAKTAGRDGYACSTPGQSLAKR; the protein is encoded by the coding sequence GTGAAGGCGCCCACGCCGCTACGCTGGCTCGCGGCCGCGGCGGCGGCGGCGCTGGCCGCCGGGTTCGGCCTGTCCGACGGCCTGTGGCGGCTGGACAACACGCTCTACGACACCCTGGTGACGCACTGGCGCTACACGCCCGATTCCAGCGTGGTGCTGGTGATGGTCGACGACCGCAGCCTGCAGGCGCTCGGGCAATGGCCGTGGCCGCGCAGCACCCACGCGCGCCTGCTCGACCGGCTGAGCGAGGCCGGGGTCAAGCGCGTGGCGCTGGACCTGGTGCTGAGCGAACCCGACCAGGCCGACCCGGACAACGATGCGCGGCTGGCCGCGGCGCTGCGCCGCAACGGCAACACCGTGCTGCCGGTGACCACCAGCAGCACCGACGCCGGCGAGATGCCGCAGGAACTGCTGCCGGTGCCGGCCATCGCCCGTGCCGCAGCCGGGCTGGCGCATACCGACATCGAGATCGATGCCGACGGCGTGTCGCGCGGCATCTACCTGCGCGCCGGCCTGGGCAATGCGCACTGGCCGGCGCTGGGCGTGGCCCTGGCCGGCCTGGCCCCGCCGTGGCCCGGACTGGCCTCCGACGCCGGCCCGGCCGCCGACGCGATGCCGTATCGCTGGCACCGTGACGACTACGTCGGGGTCCGCTACGCCGGGCCGCCCGGCAGCTTCCCGCAGCTGTCCTACGTCGACGTGCTGGAAGGCCGCGTGCCGGCGCAGGCGCTGCGCGGCCGGCGGGTGATCGTCGGCGTCGGCGCCACCGGCCTGGGCCAGCGCTTCCTGACCCCGATGTCGCACGAAAGCTGGATGAACGGCGCCGAATACCAGGCCAACGTGGCCGCGATGCTGCTCGGCGGACATGCGATCACGCCGCTGTCGAAGAACCAGCAGATCGGCACCTCGGCGCTGCTGGCCCTGCTCGCCGTGCTCGGCATGACCTATTCGGTCCGCCACCGGCGCTGGCCGTGGTTGGCGCTGCCGGTCATGCTGGCGCTGATCGTGGCCGGCAGCCTGCTGTGCGCGCTGGCCAGCGGCCGCTGGTTCGCGCCGACCGCCTGCCTGGCGGCGGTGACGCTGGTGTCGGCCGGCTGGCTCGGCCTGCGCATCGCGCACTGGCAGCGCCAGGCCCACCGCGACGGGCTCACCGGGCTGGCCAACCGCCACAGCTTCGAACTGGCGTTCCGCCAGGAACTGGCGATGGCCCAGCGCAGCGGCAAGCCGTTGACCCTGATCGTGGTCGACATCGACCACTTCAAGCGCTACAACGACGCCCTCGGCCACCACAGCGGCGACCGCGCGCTGACCCTGGTCGCCGCGGCGGTGGCACGCCATGCGCGGCGCGCGCACGACGTGGCCGCGCGCTTCGGCGGCGACGAGTTCGCGATGATCCTGCCCGACACCGCGCTGGACGACGCGCGCCAGATCGCCGAAGCGCTGCTGGAGGACATCCGCCAGCTGACCGTGCCAGGGCCGCAAGGCCCGGTGCCGATCACCGTCACCCTCGGCGTGCACAGCACCACGGTCGACGCCGAGACCCGCAACCGCGACTTCTTCGCCCAGGCCGATGCGGCGCTGTACCGGGCCAAGACCGCCGGCCGCGACGGCTATGCCTGCAGCACCCCCGGCCAGAGCCTGGCGAAGCGATGA